From the Cryptomeria japonica chromosome 2, Sugi_1.0, whole genome shotgun sequence genome, one window contains:
- the LOC131055385 gene encoding zinc finger CCCH domain-containing protein 35 produces MPGVSSESYMPASFFNGSVNGDFVVPVFEHSPGFEVSSTKFLPREEMNFLNERRFLAKSLSFGCDPLSNGDEWHENVCKEEGFDAAAAAVASMSSGGFRSASDEVCALHKYLPSNNEEEVSLVALGVEAYSCDEFRMYEFKVRRCMRGRSHDWTECPFAHPGEKARRRDPRRFLYCGTACPDFRKGSCRRGDACEFAHGVFECWLHPGRYRTQPCKDGRNCRRRVCFFAHTPQQLRLLPPSANASPRASKNHHGYDGSPLRHAVSAAAAAGAGSGSGSGSSASFDGAGVGAGAALALGLDAMSSNHGGCLTSPRGYFSKPSLYPMSSNSPTSTLVGYSHSQSPPSLSPPLSPAASPPHSPSSWPLACGGWNPSPSNNSDNTSAGFSLNPVNFSEASGSASPFGLRYPNITIPSSLDGLSSPKALSSSDVSYTPLSQHSPKAMADLVSSLQCLELNNGGGGGGTPSLWVQPQMACIQSGSSPRPSNLRHCYSYSLPVTPTKSRMDNKVDLWQADCPEWAEEPVQRVESGRDLRAKIYGRLNRENNTNLANANNSESSPDLGWVNELVK; encoded by the coding sequence ATGCCAGGGGTTTCGTCGGAATCGTACATGCCTGCTTCTTTTTTTAATGGTTCTGTAAATGGTGATTTTGTTGTGCCTGTGTTCGAACACTCGCCGGGGTTCGAAGTCTCCAGCACGAAGTTCTTGCCAAGAGAGGAGATGAATTTCCTCAATGAGAGGAGATTCTTGGCCAAGAGCTTGTCTTTTGGCTGTGATCCGTTGTCTAATGGTGATGAATGGCATGAAAATGTTTGTAAAGAGGAGGGCTTTGATGCGGCTGCAGCGGCAGTTGCGTCTATGTCTTCTGGAGGGTTTAGATCAGCGAGCGATGAGGTCTGTGCCCTGCATAAGTATTTGCCGTCGAATAATGAAGAGGAGGTGTCTTTGGTTGCGCTGGGAGTGGAAGCATATTCTTGTGATGAATTCAGAATGTACGAGTTTAAAGTTCGGAGATGCATGAGGGGAAGAAGCCATGACTGGACGGAGTGCCCTTTTGCGCATCCGGGAGAGAAGGCGAGGCGCCGGGATCCTCGCCGTTTCCTTTACTGTGGAACCGCCTGTCCGGATTTCAGAAAGGGCAGTTGCAGGAGAGGCGATGCATGCGAATTCGCGCATGGCGTCTTTGAATGCTGGCTTCACCCTGGTCGTTACAGAACCCAGCCTTGCAAAGATGGCCGCAATTGCCGTCGCAGGGTCTGTTTTTTCGCTCACACGCCTCAGCAGCTCCGTCTTCTGCCCCCTTCTGCTAACGCCTCTCCCAGGGCTTCGAAGAATCATCACGGTTACGATGGCTCTCCGCTTCGTCACGCTGTTTCTGCGGCTGCAGCGGCTGGTGCTGGTTCTGGTTCTGGTTCTGGTTCTTCTGCTTCCTTCGACGGAGCGGGAGTGGGAGCAGGAGCAGCTTTAGCTCTTGGTTTGGACGCCATGAGTTCGAATCACGGAGGGTGCTTGACCTCTCCGCGGGGGTACTTTTCCAAGCCTAGTCTTTATCCAATGTCGTCCAACTCGCCTACCTCAACGCTGGTGGGATATTCGCATTCGCAATCGCCACCATCCTTATCGCCACCGCTTTCCCCTGCAGCCTCTCCTCCGCACTCGCCTTCCAGTTGGCCGCTTGCTTGTGGGGGTTGGAACCCCTCACCTAGTAACAACAGCGACAACACCAGTGCTGGTTTCAGTCTCAATCCCGTGAATTTCTCTGAAGCTTCTGGTTCTGCCTCTCCATTTGGCTTGCGCTACCCCAACATAACAATACCCTCATCACTTGATGGACTTTCCAGCCCAAAGGCTCTGTCTAGCAGCGATGTCTCGTATACACCTCTGTCGCAGCACTCTCCCAAGGCAATGGCGGATCTCGTGAGCTCCCTACAGTGTCTGGAGCTTAacaatggaggaggaggaggagggacgCCTTCTTTGTGGGTGCAGCCTCAAATGGCTTGTATTCAGAGCGGCTCCTCTCCTAGGCCATCGAACCTGCGACATTGCTACTCTTACAGTCTTCCTGTCACTCCTACTAAGTCGAGAATGGATAACAAGGTGGACCTCTGGCAAGCGGATTGCCCAGAATGGGCCGAGGAGCCAGTGCAGAGGGTGGAGTCAGGGCGTGATCTGCGTGCAAAGATCTACGGCAGGCTGAACAGGGAGAACAATACTAATCTTGCTAACGCTAACAATTCCGAGTCTTCTCCTGATCTGGGGTGGGTTAATGAGCTTGTTAAGTAG